Sequence from the Paenibacillus riograndensis SBR5 genome:
GGCCTCCTGTTCATTCCGACCTTGGCGCTTGCACTCGGCACACTGGGCGGGTCAAAAAAGCTGTTCGAAGTCATTTATCTGCTCTGGTGGTATATGGGACCGCTCAATCATGTTCCCTCACTCGACTTTTTGGGGGTGTCTGATAGGAACCCTGTGCTTTATCTCATGTTCACTGTAGTTTTATTCGCAGCAGGTTCAGCCGTCCGGCTCTGGCAGACCGGAAATTTATCAATAAGAAGGAGAACTATATGACAAAATATATCCGCCGTACATGGCTTATCCTCATCCCGGCAGCGTTCGTTATGCTCATACTTGCGGGCTGCGGGGACAAGGCCGTAGAGAAAACAGCTTCGTTTGAGGGATCAAAGGTGCAGCAGATTGAGGTGAAAACGGACGGACAATCCATTCAGGTGAGCCGTTCCAAAGATTCGGATGTGAAGCTCCGTATGAAGACAGAAGGCGAGCTGCCGGCGGTGCTGAAGGCGGGTGTGCTTACTGTCAGCGCTGAACCGGCGTCCGGCTTCATCCATCTGAAGAATGAGACCCTGTATCTGGAGCTGCCGGAACAAAGCTACGAGTCCATCCGTCTGGCTACAGCCTCCGGCAATATTACCTTTGAGGACGGCCAGGCGAAGACAATCCTGCTGGACGCCGACTCAGGCAACATCACCGTCACCGGCTTTGCGGGGGAGATCGATGCAGCCACACAATCGGGCACCATTCACTCGGAGGTCCAGGCGTCGGCAGAGATTCAGACGGGCGGTGGCGGCCAGAGTCTGAAGGGGAAGGTGGGTGCAGAGAGTGCGGAAAATTCAACACTGAGTGTGCATTCAGCTTCAG
This genomic interval carries:
- a CDS encoding DUF4097 family beta strand repeat-containing protein; protein product: MTKYIRRTWLILIPAAFVMLILAGCGDKAVEKTASFEGSKVQQIEVKTDGQSIQVSRSKDSDVKLRMKTEGELPAVLKAGVLTVSAEPASGFIHLKNETLYLELPEQSYESIRLATASGNITFEDGQAKTILLDADSGNITVTGFAGEIDAATQSGTIHSEVQASAEIQTGGGGQSLKGKVGAESAENSTLSVHSASGNITLEK